In Rhabdothermincola sediminis, the sequence CCGCCGCCGGCTGGTTCACCGGCGGCGGAAGCCTCGGGGGCAGCGGACTCCGCGCCGGCCTCGGCCGCCTTCTTCTCGGCGGCCTTCTGCCGGGCGGCTTCCGCTCGTTTGCGCAGGTGCTCGGGGATCTCAGTCATGGCAACTCGCTGTCGGCCTAGAGGGGCCCGGAGATACCACCGTCCTTGCGGACCCTCCAGAAGTGGATGGCCAGGAAGATGACGGTGACGAACGGGACGAACAACACGTGCAGCACATACCACCGCAACAAGGTGTCGGTGCCGATCTCACGACCGCCGAGCAGCACGAACCGGACCTGGTCGCCGAACACCGGCGTGTAGCCCATCATGTTCGTGCCCACGGTGACCGCCCACAGCGCCAGCTGATCCCACGGGAGCAGGTAGCCCGTGAACGAGAGCAGCAAGGTGAGCGTGAGCAGGATCACGCCGATCACCCAGTTGAACTCCCGGGGCGGCTTGTAGGCGCCGTGGTAGAAGACCCGAGCCATGTGCAGGAACACCGAGAGCACCATCAGGTGCGCCCCCCACCGGTGCATGTTCCGGACCAGCAGCCCGAAGGTCACCGAGGTCTGCAGGGTGTAGATGTCGTTCCACGCCTGCGCCGCGGTGGGCCGGTAGAAGAACATCAGGAAGATGCCGGTGATCGTGAGCAGGATGAACAGGAAGAAGCTCAGACCACCCAGGCACAGGGTGTAGCTGACCTTCACCGCATGCCGCTTCACCTTCACCGGGTGAAGGTGGTACAGCACGCTGTTCATGATCACGTACGAGCGGTTGCGGGGGCTGTCGGTGTAGCCCTTGCGGAACACCGAACCCGGCCGGAAGATCGCGTTCCACGCCTGGGAGCCCTGCACCTGATCGGTCAGGTCCGAAACCTTCTTGGCGATCTTGCTCTCGCCCGGTCGACCCATCGTCTTGGCCACGGCTACTCCCTGTCTCCTCGGGCCCCGTCGTACGTGCACTCGCTCGTTGCCGTCATCGCCGCCCTACCCCAGTCGCATCCCGTAGCCGTAGCCGTGCGAGTTCGTGCGCTGGTGCGGATCGCCCTCAGCGGGAGGATCACCGATCTTGCCCAGGATGATGACCCCGGTCGGGCAACGATCCACGCACAGTGCGCAGCGGGTGCACACGTCATCGTCGATGGTGAAGATGACGTGGTCGCGAGGGTCGGTGCCCGGCTGCTCGGTGCCCACGGCCTCCGCGATGGCATCGGGACGCACCATGTGGATGCACTTCCACGGGCAGATGTCGACGCAGCCCTCGCACATGATGCACTCGGACTGGTCGATGTGGATGAATTGCTTCGGCTTGACCGCCCTCGACAACCAGGCCGCGTCGACCTCCTGCAGGACGTAGTCGTCACGGAACTCCGGCATCGGTGGGTTGGCGTCGGTCTTGGCCATACCCTCACCCCTTCCTGACCAGCGGCCGGCCGTAGTCGGACGTGGCGAGCTCGCGAGCGGCGGCCTCGGCTCGCTTGGAGCGATCGTTCCACCACGCCCACAGGAAGATGTTGAGGCCGAGGAACACCACGTAGATGCCCACGACGATCAGGTCGCGGATCACCTGGTAGTTGAGCGTGAACGGGAGCGACCCGCCCAGCGCCTGCGGCTTGAGGATGTCGCCGGGCCCGTACACGAGGTTGTCGGGCCGCCAGTTGAGCTCGTTGTCGGCCCAGGTGAGCCACAGGTGCGGAACCATGCCGTACACCCAGAACATGATGGCGAAGACGTACACCCCCGCCACGATCGCTTCGCCCCAGGTGATCGGGGTGCCCGGCGGGCGTCGCTTTGCCACCGGGAAGACCAACGCCACGAGGGCGGCGGTCACCAGAAGCGATGCAACGAACGCAACCACGTGGTGGTGACCTCCTCGTCAGCCCGGCTCGTGAAACTTCTCACAATACTAGTGGGGCCTCTGCGCTCGACGGATCGGTCGGGGAACGCAGAGCGCGTGACGACTGTGTTTAGCACGCCCCCGTCGAAGCGAGCACATCGACGCAGGGGGTCGCTCCACCCCTCGTTCCGAGCGCGCAGAACATCGCCCGCCGGCTGCCCCCACCGCACTCCCCGAGCGGGTCTGGGGACGTTCATGCACTTGGCTCTCCGCGGCGTGCATCGCGTAGGGTGGCGCGGTTCCGTTCCCGAGTCGATGAGCGGGCACGCGAACGGCACCGAACACGCCTGCCGGAGATCACCCCGCGAGGAGCTTCGCCGTGACCGAAGTACCCGAGCACCTGCTCAAGCGCTCTCGAGACCGCCGCGCCGCGCTCGGACTCGGCGGCGAGGGAGGA encodes:
- the extP gene encoding selenite/tellurite reduction operon b-type cytochrome ExtP, with translation MAKTMGRPGESKIAKKVSDLTDQVQGSQAWNAIFRPGSVFRKGYTDSPRNRSYVIMNSVLYHLHPVKVKRHAVKVSYTLCLGGLSFFLFILLTITGIFLMFFYRPTAAQAWNDIYTLQTSVTFGLLVRNMHRWGAHLMVLSVFLHMARVFYHGAYKPPREFNWVIGVILLTLTLLLSFTGYLLPWDQLALWAVTVGTNMMGYTPVFGDQVRFVLLGGREIGTDTLLRWYVLHVLFVPFVTVIFLAIHFWRVRKDGGISGPL
- a CDS encoding 4Fe-4S binding protein, whose product is MAKTDANPPMPEFRDDYVLQEVDAAWLSRAVKPKQFIHIDQSECIMCEGCVDICPWKCIHMVRPDAIAEAVGTEQPGTDPRDHVIFTIDDDVCTRCALCVDRCPTGVIILGKIGDPPAEGDPHQRTNSHGYGYGMRLG